A genomic region of Pseudomonas sp. MPC6 contains the following coding sequences:
- a CDS encoding choline ABC transporter substrate-binding protein has protein sequence MKGSPPLLLAAMLSLPILAQAAEPAQCKTVNFSDVGWTDITVTTATTSVVLDALGYKTKTTMISVPVTYKSLADGKNMDVFLGNWMPTMENDIKAYRDAGTVDTLRANLENAKYTLAVPEELYNKGLKDFADIAKFKKELDGKIYGIEPGNDGNRLIQSMIDKNAFGLKDAGFKVVESSEAGMLSQVDRAQRRNTAVVFLGWEPHPMNTRFKMKYLTGGDDFFGPNFGQATIFTNTRKGYAQECSNVGQLLKNLVFTLDMESTLMGNVLDDKMKPDAAAKAWLKKNPQVLDTWLAGVTTIDGKPGLEAVKTKLAQP, from the coding sequence ATGAAAGGTTCCCCGCCGTTGTTGTTGGCCGCCATGCTGAGTCTGCCGATTCTGGCGCAAGCCGCCGAACCGGCTCAGTGCAAAACCGTAAACTTCTCCGATGTCGGCTGGACCGACATTACCGTGACTACCGCCACCACCAGCGTCGTGCTCGATGCCCTGGGCTACAAGACCAAGACCACGATGATTTCCGTGCCGGTGACCTACAAATCCCTGGCCGATGGCAAGAACATGGACGTCTTCCTGGGTAACTGGATGCCGACCATGGAAAACGACATCAAGGCTTACCGCGATGCCGGCACTGTGGACACCCTGCGCGCCAACCTCGAAAACGCAAAATACACACTCGCCGTCCCCGAAGAGTTGTATAACAAGGGTCTGAAAGATTTCGCCGACATCGCCAAGTTCAAGAAAGAACTCGACGGCAAGATCTACGGCATCGAACCGGGCAACGACGGCAACCGCCTGATTCAGAGCATGATCGACAAGAACGCCTTCGGCTTGAAAGACGCCGGCTTCAAGGTGGTCGAATCCAGCGAGGCAGGCATGCTCTCGCAAGTCGATCGCGCCCAGCGCCGCAACACCGCCGTGGTGTTCCTGGGCTGGGAACCGCACCCGATGAACACGCGTTTCAAGATGAAGTACCTGACCGGCGGCGACGACTTTTTCGGCCCGAACTTCGGTCAGGCGACCATCTTCACCAACACCCGCAAGGGTTACGCCCAGGAATGCAGCAACGTGGGTCAGTTGCTGAAAAACCTGGTGTTCACCCTCGACATGGAAAGCACGCTGATGGGCAACGTCCTGGACGACAAAATGAAGCCTGACGCGGCCGCCAAGGCCTGGCTGAAAAAGAATCCACAGGTGCTCGATACCTGGCTCGCTGGCGTGACCACCATTGACGGTAAACCAGGCCTGGAGGCCGTGAAAACCAAGCTCGCGCAGCCTTGA
- a CDS encoding helix-turn-helix transcriptional regulator — translation MNAPADVQIINDAEGNPAFVVIPYAQYVAQKIEPDLIPHEVVSRIVDGATPIRAWREHLSLTQDEVAKRMGISQPAFAQQETVAKPRRATREKIAAAFGITANQLEL, via the coding sequence ATGAACGCACCTGCTGACGTTCAAATCATCAACGACGCAGAGGGAAACCCTGCGTTCGTGGTCATCCCCTACGCCCAGTATGTGGCGCAAAAGATCGAGCCCGATCTGATTCCCCACGAGGTGGTCAGTCGCATCGTCGACGGTGCAACGCCTATTCGCGCCTGGCGCGAACACCTCAGCCTTACACAGGACGAAGTGGCCAAGCGCATGGGCATTTCCCAGCCGGCCTTCGCCCAGCAAGAAACCGTCGCCAAGCCTCGCAGGGCGACCCGTGAGAAAATTGCCGCGGCGTTTGGCATCACCGCCAACCAGTTAGAGCTGTAA
- a CDS encoding DUF3010 family protein encodes MIICGIEIKGSEAIIALASLDGLALSHVALATKKIALEDDDEAANVKVFAAQVASFVRENSIDRIAIKKRSKKGEFAGGPTTFKIEGVFQLLENCEVTLLSPQTINAQNKKFDFELPATLNKYQHEAYKAACSALMKK; translated from the coding sequence ATGATTATCTGCGGCATCGAAATCAAAGGCAGCGAAGCGATTATCGCGTTGGCCTCCCTCGACGGTCTGGCGCTGAGCCATGTCGCCCTGGCCACCAAGAAAATCGCCTTGGAGGATGACGACGAGGCGGCAAACGTCAAAGTGTTTGCGGCTCAAGTGGCGTCGTTTGTGCGCGAGAACTCCATCGATCGGATCGCGATCAAGAAACGCAGCAAGAAAGGCGAATTTGCCGGAGGGCCGACCACGTTCAAGATCGAAGGGGTTTTCCAGTTGCTGGAAAATTGCGAGGTGACGCTGCTGTCGCCGCAGACCATCAATGCGCAGAACAAAAAGTTCGATTTCGAGCTGCCGGCGACGTTGAACAAGTATCAGCATGAGGCGTACAAGGCGGCGTGTTCGGCGTTGATGAAAAAGTAA
- a CDS encoding 3-keto-5-aminohexanoate cleavage protein produces the protein MNHDVIITCALTGAGDTTARSPHVPVTPKQIAASAVEAAKAGATVVHCHVRDPQTGKFSRDVALYREVMERIREADVDIIVNLTAGMGGDLEIGAGENPMEFGPNTDLVGPLTRLAHVEALLPEICTLDCGTLNFGDGDTIYVSTPAQLRAGAKRIQELGVKAELEIFDTGHLWFAKQMIKEGLLDNPLFQLCLGIPWGAPADTTTMKAMVDNLPADAVWAGFGIGRMQMPMAAQAVLLGGNVRVGLEDNLWLDKGVLATNGQLVERATEILSRLGARVLTPAEGRAKMGLTQRG, from the coding sequence ATGAACCACGACGTCATCATCACCTGCGCACTCACCGGTGCTGGCGACACGACCGCCAGAAGCCCACACGTGCCGGTCACCCCGAAACAAATCGCCGCGTCCGCCGTGGAAGCCGCCAAGGCCGGTGCCACCGTGGTTCACTGCCACGTTCGCGACCCGCAAACCGGCAAATTCAGCCGCGACGTGGCGCTGTACCGCGAAGTGATGGAGCGCATCCGCGAGGCGGACGTCGACATCATCGTCAACCTCACCGCCGGCATGGGCGGCGATCTGGAAATCGGCGCCGGCGAAAACCCGATGGAGTTCGGCCCCAATACCGACCTGGTCGGCCCGTTGACCCGTCTGGCCCACGTCGAAGCATTGCTGCCGGAAATCTGCACCCTCGATTGCGGCACCCTGAACTTCGGCGACGGCGACACCATCTACGTGTCCACCCCGGCCCAGCTGCGCGCTGGCGCCAAACGCATTCAAGAGCTGGGCGTGAAGGCCGAGCTGGAAATCTTCGACACCGGCCACCTGTGGTTCGCCAAGCAGATGATCAAGGAAGGCCTGCTGGATAACCCATTGTTTCAGCTGTGCCTGGGCATCCCGTGGGGCGCCCCGGCGGACACCACCACCATGAAAGCCATGGTCGACAACCTGCCGGCAGACGCCGTCTGGGCCGGGTTCGGCATCGGCCGCATGCAAATGCCGATGGCCGCACAAGCGGTGCTGCTGGGCGGCAACGTGCGGGTCGGCCTGGAGGACAACCTGTGGCTGGACAAAGGCGTACTGGCGACCAACGGCCAACTGGTCGAACGTGCCACGGAAATCCTCAGTCGCCTCGGTGCCCGGGTGCTGACGCCGGCTGAAGGCCGGGCAAAAATGGGCCTGACCCAGCGCGGCTAA
- the choX gene encoding choline ABC transporter substrate-binding protein, whose product MKRLISSCVLALSGTALLSAGVMAAEPASCQNVRMGVVNWTDVIATSAMTQVLLDGLGYNTKQTSASQQIIFAGIRDQRLDLFLGYWNPLMTQTITPFVQANQVKVLEAPSLKDARATLAVPTYLADKGLKTFADIAKFQKELGGKIYGIEPGSGANTQIKAMIAKNQFGLGKFQLVESSEAGMLAAVDRAVRRKEAVVFFGWAPHPMNVNVQMTYLTGSEDALGPNEGMATVWTVTSPTYAEQCPNIGRLLSNLTYTAEDESRMMQPLLEHKDAFESAKQWLKDHPQDKQRWLEGVTTFDGKPAADNLKLTTK is encoded by the coding sequence ATGAAACGACTGATCAGCAGCTGTGTTCTTGCACTCAGCGGTACCGCCTTATTGAGCGCCGGTGTCATGGCGGCCGAACCTGCATCGTGCCAGAACGTGCGCATGGGCGTCGTGAACTGGACCGACGTGATCGCCACCAGCGCCATGACCCAGGTGCTGCTCGACGGCCTCGGCTACAACACCAAACAAACCAGCGCATCCCAGCAAATCATCTTCGCCGGGATCCGCGACCAGCGCCTGGACCTGTTCCTGGGCTACTGGAACCCGTTGATGACGCAGACCATCACGCCTTTCGTCCAGGCCAATCAAGTCAAGGTGCTGGAAGCGCCCAGCCTGAAAGATGCCCGCGCCACCCTCGCCGTTCCGACTTATCTCGCCGACAAGGGCCTGAAAACCTTTGCCGACATCGCCAAGTTCCAGAAAGAGCTGGGCGGCAAGATCTACGGCATCGAGCCTGGCTCGGGCGCCAACACCCAGATCAAGGCGATGATCGCCAAGAATCAGTTTGGCCTCGGCAAGTTCCAGCTGGTCGAGTCCAGTGAGGCCGGCATGCTCGCCGCGGTGGATCGCGCCGTGCGGCGCAAGGAAGCGGTGGTGTTCTTCGGTTGGGCGCCACACCCGATGAACGTCAACGTGCAGATGACTTACCTCACCGGCAGCGAAGACGCCCTGGGCCCGAACGAAGGCATGGCCACGGTCTGGACCGTCACCTCGCCGACATACGCCGAGCAGTGCCCGAACATTGGTCGTTTGCTGAGCAACCTGACCTACACCGCCGAAGACGAGAGCCGGATGATGCAGCCGTTGCTGGAGCACAAGGACGCCTTCGAGTCGGCCAAACAATGGTTGAAGGATCACCCGCAAGACAAACAACGCTGGCTCGAAGGCGTGACTACCTTCGATGGCAAACCGGCGGCTGACAACCTGAAATTGACCACCAAATAA
- a CDS encoding GlxA family transcriptional regulator: MTTFNSGAQPQNRAPQSIGFLLLDNFTLISLASAVEPLRMANQLSGRELYRWTTITVDGGQVWASDGLQITPDCSMHKAPALDTIIVCGGIGIQRTVTREHVSWLQSQARQSRRLGAVCTGSWALACAGLLDGFDCSVHWECLASMQEAFPRVAMSTRLFTLDRNRFTSSGGTAPLDMMLHLISRDHGRELSAAISEMFVYERIRNEQDHQRVPLKHMLGTNQPKLQEIVALMEANLEEPIDLDELAVYVAVSRRQLERLFQKYLHCSPSRYYLKLRLIRARQLLKQTPMSIIEVASVCGFVSTPHFSKCYREYFGIPPRDERVGSNTTQQVAMMPLPQALVLSPLSGPLSALSQARNESTFASVRL; this comes from the coding sequence ATGACGACGTTCAACTCCGGGGCTCAACCCCAGAACCGTGCGCCTCAATCCATCGGCTTTCTGCTGCTGGACAATTTCACGCTTATTTCTCTGGCCTCCGCAGTGGAACCGCTGCGCATGGCCAACCAATTGTCCGGTCGCGAGCTGTATCGCTGGACCACGATCACCGTCGACGGCGGTCAGGTCTGGGCCAGTGATGGTCTGCAGATCACCCCCGATTGCTCCATGCACAAAGCGCCCGCCCTGGACACCATCATTGTCTGCGGCGGCATCGGCATTCAACGCACTGTTACCCGCGAACACGTGTCGTGGCTGCAAAGCCAGGCGCGTCAGTCGCGCCGTCTCGGCGCGGTGTGCACCGGCAGCTGGGCTCTGGCGTGCGCCGGTCTGCTGGACGGCTTCGACTGCAGCGTGCACTGGGAATGCCTGGCCTCGATGCAGGAAGCCTTCCCGCGTGTGGCCATGAGTACTCGTCTGTTCACCCTCGACCGTAACCGTTTCACCAGTTCCGGCGGCACCGCACCGCTGGACATGATGCTGCACCTGATCAGCCGCGATCACGGGCGTGAACTGTCGGCCGCGATCTCGGAAATGTTTGTCTACGAGCGCATCCGCAACGAGCAGGATCATCAGCGTGTGCCGCTCAAGCACATGCTCGGCACCAACCAGCCGAAGCTGCAGGAAATCGTCGCGCTGATGGAGGCCAACCTGGAGGAGCCGATCGACCTCGATGAACTGGCGGTGTATGTCGCCGTGTCGCGTCGTCAGCTGGAGCGGCTGTTCCAGAAGTATCTGCACTGCTCGCCGTCGCGTTACTACCTGAAACTGCGCCTGATCCGCGCTCGGCAGTTGCTCAAGCAAACGCCGATGTCGATCATCGAAGTGGCGTCGGTGTGCGGCTTTGTGTCTACGCCGCACTTCTCCAAGTGCTATCGCGAATACTTCGGTATTCCGCCGCGTGACGAACGCGTCGGTTCCAACACCACGCAGCAAGTGGCGATGATGCCGCTGCCGCAGGCACTGGTGCTGTCGCCGTTGTCCGGGCCGCTGTCGGCGTTGAGTCAGGCGCGTAACGAGTCGACTTTCGCCAGCGTAAGGCTCTAA
- a CDS encoding thioesterase family protein: MPTLTTYQTAIIPDWVDYNGHLRDAFYLLIFSYATDALMDRLGMDSNNREASGNSLFTLELHLNYLHEVKLDAEVEVHTQIIGHDSKRLHLYHSLHLVGDDKELAGNEQMLLHVDLAGPRSAPFSAETLSKLQAIVAEQADLPAPACVGRVIALPPAK; encoded by the coding sequence ATGCCCACCCTCACCACCTACCAAACCGCAATCATCCCCGACTGGGTCGACTACAACGGCCACCTGCGCGACGCCTTCTACCTGCTGATCTTCAGCTACGCCACCGATGCCTTGATGGATCGTCTGGGCATGGACAGCAACAACCGCGAAGCCAGCGGCAACTCGCTGTTCACCCTCGAATTGCACCTCAACTATCTGCACGAAGTGAAGCTCGATGCCGAAGTCGAAGTGCACACGCAGATCATCGGCCACGACAGCAAACGCCTGCACCTCTACCACAGCCTGCACCTGGTGGGCGATGACAAGGAACTGGCGGGCAATGAGCAAATGCTGCTGCACGTCGACCTCGCCGGGCCGCGATCCGCGCCCTTCAGTGCAGAGACCTTGAGCAAACTGCAAGCCATCGTCGCCGAGCAGGCCGACTTGCCCGCCCCCGCCTGCGTTGGCCGCGTGATCGCACTGCCCCCGGCAAAATAA
- a CDS encoding gamma-butyrobetaine dioxygenase codes for MNTAAAFADFRTYPLISALAGVQTLADRVLVKWADDRVSPFHHPWLRDNCPCPLCVYTVTREQVLEIVDVEEDLMPAETSVDAEGCLCVAWQDGHRSRFDPGWLRAHAYDDESRTERRAGKPQARLWNSDLQLPVFDYQALMNDNDALLQWLLAVRDIGLTQVRGVPTEPGSLKLIAQRISFIRESNFGVLFNVQSKADADSNAYTAFNLPLHSDLPTRELQPGLQFLHCLVNDADGGENIFVDGFAIAEALREEDPEAFQALCEIPVEFRNKDRHSDYRRLAPIIALDAVGQVSEIRMANFLRGPFDASVEQMPKLYRAYRRFIAMTREPRFRLMQRLNPGELWCFDNRRTLHARNAFDPATGARHFQGCYVDRDELLSRILVLQR; via the coding sequence TTGAACACTGCCGCCGCTTTTGCCGACTTCCGTACCTATCCGTTGATCAGCGCGCTGGCTGGCGTGCAGACCCTGGCGGATCGTGTCCTGGTGAAATGGGCCGACGACCGAGTCAGCCCCTTTCATCACCCATGGCTGCGGGACAACTGCCCGTGCCCGCTCTGCGTGTACACGGTGACTCGCGAGCAGGTGCTGGAAATCGTCGATGTCGAAGAAGACCTGATGCCTGCGGAGACGAGCGTCGATGCTGAAGGTTGCCTTTGTGTCGCATGGCAGGACGGCCACCGCAGTCGCTTCGATCCGGGCTGGCTGCGCGCCCACGCCTATGACGATGAGTCCCGCACCGAGCGCCGTGCGGGAAAACCGCAAGCCAGGCTTTGGAACAGCGATTTGCAGTTGCCGGTGTTCGACTACCAGGCATTGATGAACGACAACGACGCCTTGTTGCAGTGGCTGCTGGCGGTGCGCGACATCGGCCTGACCCAGGTCCGTGGCGTGCCCACCGAGCCCGGCTCGCTGAAACTGATCGCCCAGCGGATTTCCTTCATCCGCGAGAGCAATTTCGGTGTGCTGTTCAACGTGCAATCCAAGGCCGATGCCGACAGCAATGCCTACACCGCCTTCAACCTGCCGCTGCACAGCGACCTGCCGACCCGGGAGCTGCAACCGGGGCTGCAATTTCTGCATTGCCTGGTGAATGACGCCGATGGCGGCGAGAATATTTTTGTCGACGGTTTTGCCATCGCCGAAGCGTTGCGCGAGGAAGACCCCGAAGCGTTCCAGGCCTTGTGTGAAATTCCCGTGGAGTTTCGCAACAAGGATCGTCATAGCGACTACCGCCGTCTCGCGCCGATCATCGCTTTGGATGCTGTTGGACAGGTGTCGGAGATCCGCATGGCGAACTTCCTGCGCGGCCCGTTCGATGCGTCGGTGGAACAGATGCCCAAGCTGTATCGCGCTTATCGGCGCTTTATTGCCATGACCCGCGAGCCTCGATTCCGGTTGATGCAAAGGCTCAATCCCGGGGAGCTGTGGTGTTTCGACAACCGCCGTACTCTCCATGCGCGCAATGCTTTCGACCCGGCCACTGGCGCTCGGCATTTCCAGGGTTGCTATGTTGACCGGGATGAATTGTTGTCGCGGATCCTCGTTTTACAGCGTTAG
- a CDS encoding L-carnitine dehydrogenase: protein MTFITEIKTFAALGSGVIGSGWVSRALAHGLDVVAWDPAPGAEAALRKRVANAWGALEKQGLAPGASQDRLRFVATIEECVRDADFIQESAPERLDLKLELHSKISAAAKPNALIGSSTSGLLPSEFYESSTHPERCVVGHPFNPVYLLPLVEVVGGKNTAPEAVQAAMKVYQSLGMRPLHVRKEVPGFIADRLLEALWREALHLVNDGVATTGEIDDAIRFGAGLRWSFMGTFLTYTLAGGDAGMRHFMAQFGPALQLPWTYLPAPELTDKLIDDVVDGTSDQLGTHSISALERYRDDCLLAVLEAVKTTKEKHGMAFAE, encoded by the coding sequence ATGACCTTTATCACCGAAATCAAAACCTTCGCCGCCCTCGGCAGCGGTGTCATCGGCAGCGGCTGGGTCTCCCGCGCCCTCGCCCACGGCCTCGACGTGGTGGCCTGGGACCCGGCGCCCGGCGCCGAGGCGGCCCTGCGCAAACGCGTCGCCAATGCCTGGGGCGCGCTGGAAAAACAAGGCCTGGCCCCCGGCGCATCACAGGATCGCTTGCGCTTTGTCGCCACCATTGAAGAGTGCGTGCGCGACGCGGATTTCATTCAGGAAAGCGCGCCGGAACGTCTGGACCTGAAACTGGAACTGCACAGCAAAATCAGCGCGGCGGCCAAGCCAAATGCCCTGATCGGTTCCAGCACCTCCGGCCTGCTGCCGAGTGAATTCTACGAGAGCTCGACCCACCCGGAACGCTGCGTGGTCGGGCACCCGTTCAACCCGGTTTATCTGTTGCCGTTGGTGGAAGTGGTGGGTGGCAAAAACACTGCCCCTGAAGCCGTGCAGGCCGCCATGAAAGTTTACCAATCCTTGGGGATGCGCCCGCTGCATGTGCGCAAGGAAGTACCGGGCTTTATCGCCGACCGCCTGCTCGAAGCGCTGTGGCGTGAAGCCCTGCACCTGGTCAACGATGGCGTGGCGACCACCGGTGAAATCGACGATGCGATTCGTTTTGGCGCCGGTCTGCGCTGGTCGTTCATGGGTACGTTCCTGACTTATACCCTGGCCGGAGGCGACGCGGGCATGCGCCACTTCATGGCGCAGTTCGGCCCGGCATTGCAGTTGCCGTGGACTTATTTGCCGGCGCCGGAACTGACAGACAAGTTGATCGATGATGTGGTGGATGGCACCAGTGATCAGCTGGGCACGCACAGCATTTCGGCGTTGGAGCGCTATCGTGATGATTGCCTGCTGGCGGTGCTGGAAGCGGTGAAGACTACTAAAGAGAAGCATGGGATGGCGTTCGCCGAATAA
- a CDS encoding lysozyme inhibitor LprI family protein encodes MKSIILALALIATGAQAAEEADDNPCDAVENDIQTLECSAYSRTTAEDLLSENYKSLTERMQMRYGKNPAQLTDITAKLKAAQQQWLKTRDTDCAVEAFPATSGSKAFTIAQNDCVARMSDERSEFLESIGQE; translated from the coding sequence ATGAAATCGATCATCCTGGCTTTGGCACTGATAGCGACCGGCGCGCAGGCGGCTGAAGAGGCCGACGACAACCCCTGCGACGCCGTCGAAAACGACATCCAGACTCTGGAATGCTCGGCCTACAGCAGAACCACTGCCGAAGACCTGCTGAGCGAAAACTACAAAAGCCTGACCGAGCGCATGCAGATGCGCTACGGCAAGAACCCGGCGCAACTGACCGACATCACCGCCAAGCTCAAGGCGGCCCAGCAACAGTGGCTGAAAACCCGGGACACCGATTGCGCCGTCGAGGCGTTTCCGGCGACCAGCGGCAGCAAGGCGTTCACCATTGCGCAGAATGATTGCGTGGCGCGGATGAGTGATGAGCGGTCGGAGTTTCTGGAATCGATCGGGCAGGAGTAA
- a CDS encoding GlxA family transcriptional regulator, whose translation MSQDFYFLLMPGFSAIGFISAIEPLRVANRFRGELYRWHVLSADGGAVLASNGMSVNADAALEPLKKGATLLVVAGFEPLKFATPALEHWLRRLDNEGVTLGAIDTGSFVLAEAGLLDGHRLTLHWEAIDAFKESYPQLSVTQELFEIDRRRITSAGGTASIDLMLDLIGQAHGPELAIQVSEQFVLGRIRPRKDHQRMEVATRYGIRNKKLVQVIGEMEQHSEPPLSTLELAESIKVTRRQLERLFRLHLNDTPSNFYLRLRLEKARQLLRQTDMSVLEVSIACGFESPSYFTRSYRARFARCPREDRRQTQKA comes from the coding sequence ATGTCCCAGGATTTCTACTTTTTGTTGATGCCGGGTTTCTCGGCCATCGGCTTCATCTCGGCCATCGAGCCGCTGCGGGTCGCCAATCGCTTTCGCGGCGAGCTGTATCGCTGGCATGTGCTGAGCGCCGACGGTGGCGCGGTATTGGCCAGCAACGGCATGTCGGTCAACGCCGACGCCGCGCTGGAACCGCTGAAAAAAGGTGCAACCCTATTGGTGGTCGCCGGTTTCGAACCGCTGAAATTCGCCACCCCGGCCCTGGAGCACTGGTTGCGCCGCCTGGACAACGAAGGCGTGACCCTCGGCGCCATCGACACCGGCAGCTTCGTCCTCGCCGAGGCCGGCCTGCTCGACGGCCATCGCCTGACCTTGCACTGGGAAGCCATCGACGCGTTCAAGGAGTCCTACCCGCAGCTCAGCGTTACCCAGGAGCTGTTCGAGATCGACCGGCGGCGTATCACTTCAGCGGGCGGCACCGCGTCCATCGACCTGATGCTCGACCTCATCGGTCAGGCCCACGGCCCGGAACTGGCGATCCAGGTCAGCGAACAATTCGTGCTCGGCCGCATCCGCCCGCGCAAAGACCACCAGCGCATGGAAGTCGCCACGCGTTATGGCATCAGGAACAAGAAACTGGTGCAGGTGATTGGGGAGATGGAGCAGCACAGTGAGCCGCCGTTGAGCACGCTGGAACTGGCAGAATCGATCAAGGTGACGCGCCGGCAGCTGGAGCGGTTGTTTCGCCTGCATTTGAACGACACGCCGAGCAACTTCTACCTGCGCTTGCGGCTGGAAAAGGCCCGGCAGTTGTTGCGTCAGACCGACATGAGCGTGCTGGAGGTGAGTATCGCGTGCGGGTTTGAGTCGCCGTCGTATTTCACCCGCAGTTATCGGGCGCGGTTTGCGCGGTGCCCGCGGGAAGACCGGCGACAAACCCAGAAAGCATAA
- a CDS encoding type II toxin-antitoxin system RelE/ParE family toxin — MNSIHWTRKAVKQLLKLHSAHQIQVRDAVTVLAGMPDVGKVKALVGHDCSYRLRVGNYRVMFDWDGAIKVISIQEVKKRDERTC, encoded by the coding sequence ATGAACAGCATCCACTGGACGCGAAAGGCCGTTAAGCAACTGTTGAAATTGCACTCCGCTCATCAGATCCAGGTACGTGATGCCGTCACGGTGCTGGCTGGCATGCCTGATGTAGGCAAAGTCAAAGCACTGGTTGGTCATGACTGCTCCTATCGTCTGCGTGTGGGCAATTATCGGGTTATGTTCGACTGGGACGGCGCAATTAAAGTGATCAGTATTCAAGAGGTCAAAAAACGCGATGAACGCACCTGCTGA
- a CDS encoding L-serine ammonia-lyase — protein MAISVFDLFKIGIGPSSSHTVGPMRAAALFVQGLREQGLVEQVRRVEVQLYGSLSATGIGHGSDNAVIMGLMGEWPDAIDPSQIGLRIATLRETDTLLLDGRLPVSFIWARDMRLIDENLPFHPNAMTLVAEGDDGELHRDTYYSIGGGFVVDEAQASSGVVDLDRTVLPYDFSSAVELLSLCKQHNLRVAELMMANEKVWRSEEEIRAGLMTLWRAMQDCVEQGLKHEGILPGGLNVRRRAARLHRSLQELNKPNVIGSTLSAMEWVNLFALAVNEENAAGGRMVTAPTNGAAGIIPAVLHYFMKFSEAVTDANVVDYFLSAAAVGILCKKNASISGAEVGCQGEVGSACAMAAAGLAEILGATPEQLCNAAEIGLEHNLGLTCDPVGGLVQVPCIERNAIAAVKAINAAQMALRGDGQHFISLDRVIRTMRDTGADMHDKYKETSRGGLAVSAVEC, from the coding sequence ATGGCTATCAGCGTTTTCGACCTGTTCAAAATCGGTATTGGCCCTTCCAGTTCGCACACCGTGGGGCCCATGCGTGCCGCTGCGTTGTTCGTGCAAGGTTTGCGTGAGCAGGGGCTTGTGGAGCAAGTGCGGCGCGTCGAGGTTCAGCTGTATGGGTCGCTGTCGGCCACCGGCATCGGTCACGGCAGCGATAACGCGGTGATCATGGGGCTGATGGGCGAGTGGCCGGACGCGATCGATCCGTCGCAGATCGGCCTGCGCATCGCCACCCTGCGCGAAACCGACACGCTGTTGCTTGATGGGCGTTTGCCGGTGTCGTTCATCTGGGCCCGGGACATGCGCCTGATCGACGAAAACCTGCCATTCCACCCCAACGCCATGACCCTGGTTGCCGAGGGCGATGACGGTGAGCTGCATCGCGACACCTACTACTCCATCGGTGGCGGCTTTGTCGTCGATGAGGCACAAGCCAGCAGCGGTGTGGTGGACCTGGATCGCACGGTGTTGCCGTACGATTTCTCCAGCGCCGTCGAGCTGCTCAGTCTCTGCAAACAACACAACCTGCGTGTGGCCGAATTGATGATGGCCAACGAGAAGGTCTGGCGCAGCGAAGAAGAAATCCGCGCCGGCCTGATGACGCTCTGGCGCGCGATGCAAGATTGTGTCGAACAGGGCCTCAAGCACGAAGGCATCCTGCCCGGCGGCCTGAATGTACGTCGACGCGCCGCCAGGCTGCACCGTAGCCTGCAGGAGTTGAACAAGCCGAACGTGATTGGCTCGACGCTGAGCGCCATGGAATGGGTCAACCTGTTCGCCCTGGCGGTCAATGAAGAAAACGCCGCGGGCGGGCGCATGGTCACGGCACCGACCAATGGCGCGGCGGGGATCATTCCGGCGGTCCTGCATTACTTTATGAAGTTCAGCGAAGCGGTGACTGACGCCAACGTGGTCGACTATTTCCTCAGTGCGGCGGCGGTGGGGATTCTGTGCAAAAAGAACGCTTCGATTTCCGGTGCGGAAGTCGGCTGCCAGGGCGAGGTCGGATCGGCTTGCGCCATGGCGGCGGCTGGACTGGCCGAGATCCTCGGTGCCACCCCGGAGCAACTGTGCAACGCGGCGGAAATCGGCCTGGAGCACAACCTCGGGCTGACTTGCGACCCGGTGGGCGGGCTGGTGCAGGTGCCGTGCATCGAGCGCAATGCGATTGCGGCGGTGAAGGCGATCAACGCGGCGCAGATGGCGCTGCGGGGCGACGGTCAGCACTTTATCTCGCTGGACCGGGTGATCCGTACCATGCGGGATACCGGGGCTGATATGCATGACAAATATAAAGAGACATCGCGGGGTGGGTTGGCGGTTAGCGCCGTCGAGTGCTGA